The Mucilaginibacter gracilis genomic interval TGGCTAAAATGAAGGAAATGAATTTGCCTAACTGCGTATTTGCAGATAATACAGCCAGCCCTAAGCCTATTGAGTATTACGAAACCATCTTTAAATCGAATATATCGATAGTTACCTGCAACAAAATTGGTAATTCGGCATCGTATGAGCAGTATAAAACCTTTAGGGATACTGCCCGCAAGCATGGTGTCGATTTTTATTACGAAACCAACGTGGGCGCAGGTTTACCCATCGTTCGGACGCTGAAAGATTTGATGATGAGCGGCGACAGGGTTATTAAGATAGAAGCTATTTTATCGGGAACAATATCATTCATCTTCAATAACTTTAAGGGTGATGCCACTTTTCACGATACGGTAAAAATTGCCCAGGAGAAAGGCTATACTGAGCCCGACCCGCGCGACGACCTGCGCGGTACCGACTTTATGCGTAAAATGCTGATACTTGCCCGCGATGCAGGTTACGTTTTAGAGCCAAGCGATGTTAATATTGAAAGCATGTTGCCACAGGCTTGTTTAGATGCCGGCACGGTTGACGACTTTTATAAGGAGTTAAACAACGAAAATGAATTTTTTGCCGATATGAAGGCTAAGGCCGAAGCCGAAGGCAAAGTGCTGCGCTACATTGGTCAGCTTGAAAACGGACAGGTATCAATAACCCTGCAAATGGTTGATGAGAACCATCCTTTTTATACCCTATCGGGAAGCGATAATATTATATCGTTTACTACCGAGCGTTATAAAGAACGGCCCCTGGTGGTAAAAGGCCCCGGCGCAGGTGCCGAGGTAACGGCTGCAGGTGTATTTGCGGATATTGTGAATGTGGGTGCGTAGAAAAGAGAAGCAAGAGACAAGAATCAGGAATCAAGACAATAAAAAGCGATCTTCCGGACTTACCGACTTCGGTCTTCCGGACTAAAAATAAAATGAGAACCATAAAAGTATTTGCTCCGGCAACTGTTGCCAACGTAGTTTGCGGCTTTGATGTGCTGGGTTTCGCGGTTAACGCACCTGGCGATGAGGTGGTGATGCGGTTTACCGGTAAACCCGGTGTAACCATTAGCAAAATAACGGGCGACAATGGCCGTTTGCCCATGAATGCCGATAAAAACACGGTGAGTGCCAGTGTACAGCATTACCTTAAACACATTAACCGCACCGATGTTGGTGTTGATATTGAGCTGCACAAAAAAATGCCTATAGGCAGTGGTTTGGGTTCGAGCTCGGCAAGTACGGTGGCGGGTTTGTTTGCCATTAACGAGTTAATGGACAGGCCGCTTACCGCAATGGAAATGGTGCCTTTTGCCATGAAAGGCGAGGAGTTGGCCTGTGGCTTTGGCCATGCCGATAACGTGGCGCCTGCTATGCTGGGAGGCTTTGTGCTGATACGCAGCTATGAGCCTTTGGATATTATTAAACTGCCTACGCCTAACCTGTATTGCGCCATTGTTTTCCCCGATGTGGATGTACCCACGCGCGATGCAAGGCAAATGATACGCAAAAACGTATTGTTAAAAGATGCCGTGGTACAATGGGGCAACGTGGCCGGCCTGGTTACGGGCTTGTTTATGAATGATATTGACCTGATAGGCCGTAGCATGCACGATGTGTTGGTGGAGCCAACACGCTCTATTTTGATACCCGATTTTTACAAAATGCGCGAAATGGCTATGGAACTGGGTGCCGTTAGTTTCGGTATATCGGGTTCGGGGCCGTCGGTATTTGCCTTTACGCGCGACGAGCAAACGGCAACCAACATCACCACTAAAATACAACAACATTTAACGGGTCTGCATATTGCCAGTCAAACTTATGTTTCGGCAGTAAACCAGGAGGGCCCGAAAGTAATAGGATAATTACCATGAACTTTTATAGTACCAACAGCCCGACAGTAGAAGTGCCTTTTAAAGAGGCCGTATTTAACAGCCTGCCGCAAGACAGGGGCCTATATATGCCCGTTAGCATTCCGCAACTGGATGCCGGTTTTATTGAAAACCTGGATAAGTATTCGTTATCGGAGATAGCCTTTGAGGTAGCCAAAACGTTGTTAAGTGATTCGGTTGCCGAAGATGACCTGAAAGCCATTATTAACGATGCCATTAACTTTGAGGCCCCGGTTGTAAAGCTTGAGGAAGATGTTTACGTTCTGGAGTTATTCCACGGGCCATCATTAGCGTTTAAGGACTTTGGCGCTCGCTTTATGAGCCGCATCATGAGCTACTTTTTACGCGACGGCGAGCAACTGCTGGATGTATTGGTTGCCACCAGCGGCGACACCGGAGGCGCAGTAGCCCTCGGCTTTTTAGGTGTGCCCAATACCCGCGTAACCATATTGTTCCCCAAAGGCAAAGTTAGCCCTATACAAGAGCAGCAATTAACTACCAATGGCAAAAACATACGCGCCATTGAGGTTGACGGTACTTTTGACGATTGCCAGGCCCTGGTTAAACAGGCCTTTACCGATGCTGAGTTGAATAAGAAGTTCAGGCTAACATCGGCAAACTCCATTAACATAGCGAGGTTGATACCGCAAACCTTTTATTACTTTAATGCCTACGCGCAACTTTTGCGCCAGGGTAAAACCGAAGTAACCTTTTGTGTACCCAGCGGAAACTTTGGTAACATAGGTGCGGGTTTATTGGCCTGGAAATTGGGCTTGCCCGTAAAGCAATTTATTGCGGCAACTAACGCTAACGATACCGTACCTGCGTTTTTAAATACCGGTGTTTATGAGCCAAAGCCATCGGTGCAAACCTTATCAAACGCGATGGATGTTGGTAACCCCAGCAACTGGGTGCGTATTGCCGAAATGTTTAAAGGCGATACTGCCGAATTAAAACAATTGGTACAAGGCGTTAGCTATACCGACGCGCAAACTATTGAAGCTATTAACCAGGTTTACAGCCAGTATAACTATGTGGTTTGCCCGCATACTGCCATTGCCTGGAAAGCTCTTAAAGATTACCAGGCCGGGCACCCTGACGATAAAAGCGCGGGTGTGTTTTTAGCTACCGCCCATGCCTGTAAGTTTCCGGATGTGTTTCCAGACGAAATACATGCTGCTATAGTAGTACCCGAATCGGTAAAAGAGATGCAGGGTAAATTACCCGTTGTTAGTACTATGGGTAATGATTTTGATGGGTTTAAGTGGTGGTTGATGGAGAATGCGTAATAGTAGTGCCTTAATAATCACTTAATGAAGCTTGAAAATAATTGGCAATATAAAACGCTTGAGAACCTCGAAAAGAAGAGTTGGGGGAATTCCCAGGGCTGACGCATAAGAATAGTTAAAAGTTGATATGGTTATGAACAAAGTGTTGGAAACGTAGGTATAACTTTTGTGGTTTCGGGAGGATTAGAGTCGGGTTAGCGTTTTTTCTTTGTAAAAGCATATGACGACTTCACTTCACAATCATTTTAGATGGATACCTGATCCTCGTACAGGTAATAATAAGAAACACAATTTACTGGAAGTTATCATTTTGTCGGTATTGGCCGTTCTATGTGGTGCAGAAAGCTGGTACGAGATGGAAGAATTCGGGAAGGAGAAAGAAGATTTTTTAAAGCAGTTGCTGCCTCTTGAAAACGGCATACCCAGTCATGAC includes:
- a CDS encoding homoserine kinase codes for the protein MRTIKVFAPATVANVVCGFDVLGFAVNAPGDEVVMRFTGKPGVTISKITGDNGRLPMNADKNTVSASVQHYLKHINRTDVGVDIELHKKMPIGSGLGSSSASTVAGLFAINELMDRPLTAMEMVPFAMKGEELACGFGHADNVAPAMLGGFVLIRSYEPLDIIKLPTPNLYCAIVFPDVDVPTRDARQMIRKNVLLKDAVVQWGNVAGLVTGLFMNDIDLIGRSMHDVLVEPTRSILIPDFYKMREMAMELGAVSFGISGSGPSVFAFTRDEQTATNITTKIQQHLTGLHIASQTYVSAVNQEGPKVIG
- the thrC gene encoding threonine synthase, with product MNFYSTNSPTVEVPFKEAVFNSLPQDRGLYMPVSIPQLDAGFIENLDKYSLSEIAFEVAKTLLSDSVAEDDLKAIINDAINFEAPVVKLEEDVYVLELFHGPSLAFKDFGARFMSRIMSYFLRDGEQLLDVLVATSGDTGGAVALGFLGVPNTRVTILFPKGKVSPIQEQQLTTNGKNIRAIEVDGTFDDCQALVKQAFTDAELNKKFRLTSANSINIARLIPQTFYYFNAYAQLLRQGKTEVTFCVPSGNFGNIGAGLLAWKLGLPVKQFIAATNANDTVPAFLNTGVYEPKPSVQTLSNAMDVGNPSNWVRIAEMFKGDTAELKQLVQGVSYTDAQTIEAINQVYSQYNYVVCPHTAIAWKALKDYQAGHPDDKSAGVFLATAHACKFPDVFPDEIHAAIVVPESVKEMQGKLPVVSTMGNDFDGFKWWLMENA